In Gimesia benthica, a single window of DNA contains:
- a CDS encoding transposase yields the protein MILPWISNIPIGTELGARSSKNMVKFYNGRGTAEQWIKEGKNAANWTKLSCRTFRDNQPHLQLFALTYNLANFLQRLALPRDVQHWSLTTLRKKLAIIVAKVTRHSIFITFQIVELALPGRLFSAILDQIAELAIPPAPYKTLFVKTFTRADPGSRETKGAYKSSSLYGDL from the coding sequence ATGATTTTACCTTGGATCTCTAACATTCCAATTGGTACAGAGTTGGGGGCAAGGTCATCGAAGAACATGGTGAAGTTCTACAACGGTCGCGGCACCGCCGAGCAGTGGATCAAGGAAGGCAAGAACGCTGCGAATTGGACCAAGCTCTCTTGCCGGACGTTCAGGGACAATCAGCCCCACTTGCAACTGTTTGCCTTGACGTACAACCTGGCGAACTTCCTGCAGCGGTTGGCACTGCCCAGGGATGTCCAGCACTGGTCGCTGACGACACTGCGGAAAAAGCTCGCCATAATCGTAGCCAAGGTGACTCGGCACTCAATATTCATTACGTTCCAAATCGTCGAGTTGGCTCTACCAGGGCGGCTATTCTCCGCGATTCTCGACCAGATCGCCGAGTTAGCGATTCCCCCCGCCCCGTACAAAACCCTCTTCGTAAAGACTTTTACTCGGGCTGATCCTGGGAGTCGTGAAACGAAAGGAGCTTACAAAAGTTCGAGCCTCTACGGTGATTTATGA
- a CDS encoding DUF4339 domain-containing protein, with product MATEWFYKQSDEELGPYLFRDMVDMVREERLLPDSLVRPSYMVEWQRADSVVGLFYMARKEPEPLPPVSSEEMDLDNEYADENDLDTFLANSDESESTASALQGQKSERPGWLKRLLSLRDSKIPSVPLDPQREIHVNLHAPVDGSTESATGLEQLEDALSDSDNLNDDVEIGAYSEETWSSTVNAAVERVDARAPKQEQTSPPRQILPTFSFSFRDHPAFRKLLVGCVFILCASLGIYGFVDWMGQGKLYFPFIGYTSPLLFLAYAGCSLLTVLMLGPLLVYIAAPYLRLGYRVGAALVTANITIFFLLNWSEKQNMIFPSRRPTETKLIFPLLGECSPFAYWMYFVDSVVIVAVVAYFAAWWLEAQADEI from the coding sequence ATGGCGACTGAATGGTTCTACAAACAGTCTGATGAAGAGCTGGGACCATATCTCTTCCGTGATATGGTGGACATGGTGCGTGAAGAGCGTTTATTGCCTGACTCCTTAGTGCGTCCCAGCTATATGGTTGAGTGGCAACGGGCAGATTCTGTAGTGGGTCTGTTTTATATGGCGCGGAAAGAACCTGAGCCCCTGCCCCCCGTTTCCTCTGAAGAAATGGACCTTGATAATGAATATGCTGATGAAAATGATCTGGATACATTTCTGGCAAATTCAGATGAATCTGAGTCGACTGCTTCTGCTCTTCAGGGACAAAAATCTGAACGCCCGGGCTGGCTGAAACGGCTGCTGTCATTAAGAGACAGTAAGATCCCTTCGGTTCCCCTCGACCCCCAGCGGGAGATTCATGTAAATCTTCATGCTCCTGTTGACGGCAGCACGGAATCAGCGACCGGTTTGGAACAGCTTGAGGACGCGCTCAGCGATTCAGACAATCTAAACGATGATGTTGAAATCGGTGCTTATTCCGAAGAGACCTGGTCATCGACTGTGAACGCAGCTGTCGAGCGCGTCGATGCCCGGGCACCCAAACAGGAACAGACTTCGCCTCCCAGGCAAATACTCCCGACATTCAGCTTTTCCTTTCGGGATCATCCTGCTTTTCGCAAGTTGCTGGTGGGTTGCGTTTTCATCCTCTGTGCGAGTCTGGGGATCTATGGATTTGTCGATTGGATGGGGCAGGGGAAACTCTATTTTCCTTTTATCGGATATACCTCGCCCCTGTTGTTTCTGGCATATGCCGGCTGCTCCTTACTGACGGTTCTTATGCTGGGACCACTGCTGGTCTATATTGCAGCGCCCTATTTGCGTCTCGGGTACCGAGTGGGGGCAGCTTTGGTGACCGCGAATATCACAATATTTTTTCTGTTGAACTGGTCGGAAAAACAGAACATGATTTTCCCTTCACGCAGACCGACTGAAACCAAACTGATCTTTCCGCTCCTGGGCGAATGTTCCCCGTTTGCATACTGGATGTACTTTGTTGATTCCGTGGTCATTGTGGCTGTAGTGGCTTACTTTGCCGCCTGGTGGCTGGAGGCGCAAGCTGATGAAATCTAA
- a CDS encoding DUF1573 domain-containing protein, which produces MTSQQSVYRQERFKGLFILYGTCLWLVQLVGCGEIKESQSLSQKQQLVVLTHDFGVVSPGQLVEHEFIIKNEEIQEVEYTKYNIGCPCVTIVSNSGPIPINGEGVIKLKMETRGIKGFVKRNAMLLSPDSKVKPVVLELTGTVANIWPSSKTIELGNLMTGSSTSRSFLVIATGYTNAKIKSVSVQNPVIQTKIEDVVPDTVSRARGLSPIGQVKLEWDGQPLPPGPFETTITITTNVPEFATIQVPVVGYASGSIKVSPASLLFGNVSAGDHVRRSCKLIGPIKWAEVQSLQLKADHDFVEGAFSRASNVETGQLVLDVDLSIPEMSKKGLIKGDLLVSKQNGKFSFSVPYIAFVK; this is translated from the coding sequence ATGACATCTCAGCAGAGTGTCTATCGACAAGAAAGATTTAAAGGTCTATTCATTCTCTATGGGACATGCTTATGGCTAGTGCAACTTGTTGGCTGTGGTGAAATAAAAGAGTCACAATCGCTAAGTCAGAAGCAGCAACTGGTCGTGCTGACACATGATTTTGGAGTTGTGTCTCCCGGTCAATTGGTTGAACATGAATTCATAATCAAAAATGAAGAGATACAAGAAGTTGAATACACAAAGTATAATATTGGCTGCCCGTGCGTAACCATTGTTAGCAACTCAGGTCCCATACCAATCAATGGCGAGGGAGTAATTAAGCTAAAGATGGAAACTCGAGGAATTAAAGGATTTGTGAAACGAAATGCCATGTTATTGTCCCCTGACTCGAAGGTGAAACCGGTCGTGCTGGAGCTAACCGGCACTGTTGCTAATATATGGCCTTCATCGAAGACGATTGAGCTTGGAAATCTGATGACTGGTTCAAGTACGTCCCGCAGTTTTCTTGTAATTGCTACTGGATATACGAATGCAAAGATCAAATCAGTATCGGTTCAAAATCCCGTTATTCAAACTAAAATAGAAGATGTAGTCCCCGACACGGTCTCCCGTGCCCGCGGACTAAGTCCGATCGGACAGGTGAAGCTCGAATGGGATGGGCAACCACTTCCACCAGGTCCTTTTGAGACAACAATTACTATTACGACCAATGTACCGGAGTTCGCAACTATTCAGGTTCCGGTTGTCGGGTATGCTAGTGGATCCATAAAAGTGAGTCCCGCTAGTCTGCTATTCGGAAATGTGTCTGCTGGGGATCATGTGCGTCGTTCATGTAAGCTTATAGGTCCTATCAAATGGGCTGAAGTTCAATCGCTGCAGTTGAAAGCCGATCATGATTTCGTAGAGGGTGCGTTTTCTCGTGCATCAAATGTAGAGACGGGGCAATTAGTTTTAGATGTCGACTTAAGTATACCAGAAATGAGTAAAAAAGGTCTCATCAAGGGTGATCTTTTGGTATCAAAGCAGAATGGTAAATTCTCTTTCTCTGTACCTTATATTGCATTTGTTAAGTAA
- a CDS encoding ArnT family glycosyltransferase yields the protein MIAALPVLAAGYEADWSSFRDVPGARPVFVMGENFIRANGERSIWLLTLARWACIPFSLIGAWTCYQWTKRLAGVWAGFLASVLWCGSPSILGHGQLITPDVPAAAIGILACYIFWCWLQNPTWPHTLITGVLLGIAELTKTTLILFYFIWPVIWLVVRWRKKVTMSPQRWLSELSKLVIQMLISVYIINLGYGFEGSFQRLQEFQFISTLFTGNNNVNSNLKDTGDESSSSGNRFRGTWFGNICVPLPANYILGLDIQQSDFENFGRPSYLRGTFRETGWWYYYLYGFTVKVPLALWGLAIMAVILRFYQRCYYNFFDAEILLLAVPCVILVVASAKHGFTHHMRYVLPCFPFVICWIAATVTYLNLAIKPLSQKTKSTQRRQKGILFLTIWFWTSSITTFPHSLSYFNIYAGGPFGGPNHLLGSNIDWGQDLLFLKQKLLHLDNEEPVFIAYFGGANPTQLGITGIRPMQDEFSISTSLPLAPGYYAISVNLLNGDPWLARGTDKGDFRLSKTLLREISSMKRIGSAGYSIYIYYVPPSGKPNRIESGVDS from the coding sequence ATGATTGCTGCGTTACCAGTATTGGCCGCTGGATACGAAGCAGACTGGTCATCATTCCGTGATGTTCCAGGAGCACGTCCAGTTTTTGTAATGGGAGAGAATTTCATCCGAGCAAACGGGGAACGTTCCATATGGCTGTTAACCTTGGCACGATGGGCATGTATTCCATTTAGCCTAATTGGAGCCTGGACATGTTACCAATGGACTAAAAGGTTGGCTGGAGTTTGGGCGGGTTTCTTGGCATCTGTACTCTGGTGTGGCTCTCCCAGTATCCTGGGACACGGCCAACTAATCACACCTGACGTACCGGCGGCAGCAATTGGCATCCTAGCATGTTATATATTCTGGTGCTGGTTACAAAATCCTACCTGGCCACACACGCTGATCACTGGTGTATTATTAGGTATTGCGGAGTTAACTAAGACTACGCTGATCCTTTTCTATTTCATCTGGCCTGTGATATGGTTGGTTGTCAGATGGCGTAAAAAAGTGACAATGTCGCCACAGCGATGGCTCTCAGAACTGAGCAAGTTGGTGATCCAGATGCTGATCAGCGTTTATATAATTAACCTTGGCTATGGGTTTGAAGGCTCATTTCAGCGATTACAGGAATTTCAGTTTATCAGCACTTTATTCACTGGTAATAACAACGTCAATTCAAACCTGAAAGATACGGGTGATGAAAGCTCATCCTCGGGAAACCGATTTCGGGGAACTTGGTTCGGTAATATCTGCGTACCGCTGCCTGCGAATTACATACTCGGTCTCGACATCCAGCAAAGTGATTTTGAAAATTTCGGACGTCCATCATATCTTCGAGGCACATTTCGGGAAACTGGTTGGTGGTACTATTACTTATATGGGTTTACTGTAAAGGTTCCTCTGGCGCTTTGGGGACTTGCGATAATGGCGGTCATTTTACGCTTTTACCAAAGATGTTATTACAATTTTTTCGACGCCGAGATATTGTTGCTAGCCGTCCCATGCGTGATTCTGGTTGTCGCGAGCGCCAAGCATGGTTTTACACACCACATGCGCTATGTATTGCCGTGTTTTCCATTTGTAATTTGTTGGATTGCTGCAACAGTGACATACTTAAATTTAGCTATAAAACCACTATCACAAAAAACAAAATCAACACAGCGTAGACAAAAAGGGATTCTATTCCTGACTATTTGGTTTTGGACTTCTTCAATTACAACGTTCCCTCATTCTTTATCTTATTTTAACATTTATGCGGGAGGTCCCTTCGGTGGCCCGAATCACTTGCTTGGCAGCAACATTGATTGGGGACAAGACCTTCTATTTCTTAAACAAAAACTACTTCATCTTGATAACGAAGAACCTGTTTTCATCGCATATTTCGGCGGTGCTAATCCGACACAACTTGGAATCACTGGCATTCGCCCAATGCAGGACGAGTTTAGCATTTCTACATCACTGCCTTTGGCACCAGGATATTATGCAATCAGTGTCAACCTCCTAAATGGTGATCCGTGGCTGGCTCGAGGTACAGACAAAGGTGACTTTCGATTATCTAAAACACTGCTTCGTGAAATTTCTTCGATGAAACGTATCGGTTCTGCAGGTTATTCAATTTACATTTACTACGTTCCACCATCAGGTAAACCCAACCGAATAGAAAGCGGTGTCGACTCTTAG
- a CDS encoding DUF1559 family PulG-like putative transporter, which produces MKSKPGNIVRINHSSLTGAFRQRAGFTLVELLVATAIIGILIALALPAVQSARNSARQLQCLNNMRNVSLGLLQATDSANRFPACGYFGDGTPTGGGSFRSWVVAILPFIDQSNLYNQWDVELNYKDPVNAPLAQTHLPVLTCPDDITEVPGQGNLTYVVSSGVGFSAMIGGIHDCPVGPSSGKLDLNGNGITCNSSTEGDGTPSDREIFFQMGLFFNETWKGVIRAKRHYQMSGLTDGASNTMLISENIRTGYDPARPDSANWASPNPYLTSFYIGNPCLNSNCASGNVDYNRSNSGSSKINAGITQPEGSAPFPNSLHEGGVNVGYCDGHIQFLSADIDGKVYAALASPQGQALSGTPLEQ; this is translated from the coding sequence ATGAAATCTAAACCTGGAAATATCGTACGAATCAATCACAGTTCTCTAACAGGGGCGTTTCGCCAGAGAGCAGGTTTTACCCTTGTCGAATTACTGGTTGCGACAGCGATCATCGGGATATTAATTGCGCTGGCGCTTCCCGCGGTTCAGTCAGCACGCAACTCGGCCAGACAGTTGCAGTGTTTAAATAACATGCGCAATGTAAGTCTGGGACTGCTGCAGGCGACAGACAGTGCGAATCGGTTCCCTGCTTGTGGTTATTTCGGAGATGGGACTCCGACAGGCGGGGGCTCTTTTCGGAGCTGGGTTGTGGCCATTCTACCTTTTATTGATCAGTCCAACCTGTACAATCAATGGGATGTTGAACTGAACTACAAAGATCCCGTTAATGCTCCCCTGGCCCAAACGCATCTCCCTGTCCTGACCTGCCCTGATGATATCACTGAAGTCCCCGGCCAGGGAAATCTGACTTACGTCGTCAGCAGTGGTGTCGGCTTTTCTGCAATGATTGGTGGAATCCATGACTGTCCAGTTGGTCCTTCATCAGGAAAGCTGGATTTGAATGGAAACGGGATTACATGCAACTCATCTACGGAGGGGGATGGAACACCGTCAGATCGGGAAATATTTTTCCAGATGGGACTGTTTTTCAACGAAACGTGGAAAGGGGTCATTCGGGCCAAGCGTCACTATCAGATGTCCGGGCTCACAGACGGTGCCTCCAATACCATGCTGATTTCTGAGAATATCCGTACGGGCTACGATCCAGCCAGACCTGATTCAGCCAACTGGGCTTCGCCGAATCCCTATCTCACCAGTTTTTATATAGGAAATCCCTGCCTGAATAGCAACTGCGCTTCCGGAAACGTGGATTATAATCGCTCAAATTCAGGTTCAAGCAAGATTAACGCCGGAATTACTCAGCCCGAGGGGAGTGCCCCTTTTCCCAATTCACTGCACGAAGGAGGAGTTAACGTTGGATACTGTGATGGACACATTCAGTTTCTATCAGCAGACATTGACGGAAAAGTATATGCTGCTCTCGCCAGTCCCCAAGGGCAGGCATTAAGTGGTACGCCACTGGAACAATAA
- a CDS encoding integrase core domain-containing protein, translating to MIHDRDTKFSVEFKQFLKNKGIQPKRLPIRSPNLNARVERFVQTIKYEALNHFIAFGPRHLDYLVSEFVDYYNKHRAHSSRKHLPPCCAEPPPEFETIRLDEIHCEEHLGGLIKSYERIAA from the coding sequence CTGATCCATGATCGAGACACGAAGTTCTCAGTTGAGTTCAAGCAGTTTCTAAAGAACAAAGGCATCCAGCCAAAGAGGCTGCCGATACGATCTCCCAATCTGAATGCCCGGGTCGAAAGGTTTGTGCAAACGATTAAATACGAAGCATTGAACCATTTCATCGCATTCGGTCCACGGCATCTCGATTATCTCGTTTCGGAATTCGTTGACTATTACAACAAACATCGAGCGCACAGTTCACGAAAACATCTACCGCCCTGTTGTGCCGAGCCGCCGCCAGAATTCGAGACGATCAGGCTCGATGAGATCCACTGCGAAGAACATCTCGGCGGGCTGATCAAGTCATATGAGCGGATTGCGGCGTAG
- a CDS encoding RNA polymerase sigma factor: MTEFPETVDSLIVRLRDPSNRAAWDQFEELYRPVIFRIARAKGLQHADALDLVQQVLISVASAISNYEKQGSGVRFRNWLSRITRNAILKAFSRQPRDRATGGSGILDVLSELPDADPETDAMINLEYRRELFHRAAGYVRGEILEATWLAFEMSTLQQNSIERTADFLAVSTGSVYAARSRVMRQIRNTVIRLENSDFWEEINHEHEPNRESL; encoded by the coding sequence GTGACTGAATTTCCAGAAACCGTTGATAGCTTGATCGTTCGGCTGCGCGACCCGTCGAATCGTGCAGCGTGGGATCAATTTGAAGAGCTCTATCGACCGGTTATCTTTCGCATCGCACGAGCGAAGGGACTTCAGCATGCCGATGCGCTCGATTTGGTTCAGCAAGTGCTGATCTCAGTAGCTTCCGCGATCAGTAACTACGAAAAACAAGGAAGCGGAGTGCGATTTAGGAATTGGCTAAGCCGAATCACCCGAAACGCGATACTTAAGGCATTCTCGCGGCAACCTCGCGACCGTGCGACCGGCGGCTCAGGTATCCTGGACGTACTCTCGGAGTTACCAGATGCTGATCCTGAAACTGATGCGATGATTAACCTTGAGTATCGACGTGAATTATTTCACCGGGCCGCTGGATATGTGCGAGGTGAGATTCTGGAAGCGACATGGTTAGCATTTGAAATGTCTACATTGCAGCAAAACTCTATTGAACGGACAGCGGATTTTTTGGCTGTTTCAACCGGGAGTGTATATGCGGCTCGAAGTCGTGTCATGCGGCAGATTCGAAATACAGTAATTCGACTAGAAAACTCCGACTTCTGGGAGGAAATAAATCATGAACATGAACCCAATAGAGAAAGTTTGTAA
- a CDS encoding carboxylesterase family protein, which produces MKVFKSTIGFIMAWILVNAGFFICLSSNHDKTKTEIILAPEIVNEFESLPTPNLTDISKDSVTLRARLLKPERVERRKAYPLIVSLHGAGERGNDNRQQLKFLPQQMAKSPCREAFPCFVLAPQCPRGMNWSSTVIQDDTPAGEDKLLLDQIHELILDICSKYPIDQQRIYVTGYSMGGFGTWSMIARYPELFAAAVPICGGGNPETVSRFSKMPIWIAHGDADQTIPVASSRRMVKALQQVGSSPVYVELRGVAHDSWTPTYSKQSGMMEWLFKQRRSPGSSH; this is translated from the coding sequence ATGAAGGTTTTTAAATCCACCATCGGCTTCATCATGGCATGGATCCTGGTGAATGCAGGATTCTTTATCTGCCTTTCATCGAATCATGATAAAACCAAAACCGAAATCATTTTGGCTCCCGAGATTGTCAACGAATTCGAGTCCCTCCCGACTCCAAATCTGACAGATATTTCAAAAGATTCTGTTACTCTCAGAGCAAGGCTTTTGAAACCGGAGAGGGTTGAGAGAAGGAAAGCTTATCCCCTGATTGTGTCCCTGCATGGGGCAGGAGAACGAGGAAATGACAATCGACAACAGCTAAAATTTCTACCTCAGCAAATGGCAAAATCTCCTTGCCGAGAGGCGTTTCCCTGTTTTGTTCTGGCACCGCAATGCCCGCGCGGCATGAACTGGTCGTCGACTGTAATCCAGGATGACACTCCCGCCGGCGAAGATAAATTGCTGCTTGATCAGATTCACGAGTTAATTCTGGACATTTGCAGTAAATATCCCATTGATCAACAGAGGATCTACGTCACAGGATATTCGATGGGAGGCTTCGGGACCTGGAGTATGATTGCCCGTTACCCGGAATTGTTTGCTGCAGCCGTACCGATTTGCGGTGGAGGCAATCCGGAAACAGTATCCAGATTCTCAAAGATGCCCATCTGGATTGCTCACGGAGATGCAGATCAGACCATACCGGTAGCTTCTTCAAGAAGGATGGTTAAGGCACTTCAACAGGTGGGCAGTTCACCAGTTTACGTGGAGTTACGGGGAGTTGCTCATGATAGCTGGACACCTACATACAGTAAGCAGTCCGGAATGATGGAATGGTTATTCAAACAAAGAAGATCGCCGGGCAGTTCTCATTGA
- a CDS encoding protein kinase domain-containing protein — protein sequence MNMNPIEKVCNLQCIEDYLDERLSDSAVVEFEYHLIGCEHCRTELQKRSAEPEIWRDAIALLSSIDSFSHDQNSGEQSNGQGDQHVSNVLELLAPTDDPEMLGRIGGYEIIGVVGFGGMGAVLKGFDKSLCRVVAIKMMAPHLAGSGSARRRFQREAKAAAAITHENVIDIYGVSEENGLPYLVMPFARGPSLQKRINESGPLTTHEVVRIGLQIASGLAAAHEQGLVHRDIKPANILLNEGNERLWITDFGIARAVDDASMTQTGVIAGTPQYMSPEQARGESVDQRSDLFSMGSVLYTACTGRPPFRSESAYGVLRRITDTAPRRIIEINPDIPIWLCRLIERLMEKHPTDRFKGASEVVKVLEGCMAHLQQPTIVELPQCVASSSRSGESVSPKDKKWPKQSRSKSTHSSYWRRTRNWILICLAILAGSGIAAMQMTKPEDISGRWSGEKWKSVSLTTVEKASGWYTGTFTNLDGRQGALQLEWSRLQRRYNGRWMIGDDLSGSVTLRVSANELRGAVAVDSYSRVAAKMPRLREFIWVRSPDAVKRFHTDKFKGPPTAIQSPVIGHIVRWGEGIRENSHVNKGDLLAEVANLDSEYLDRLKKQLADSAVQVEAAKKTLESDRRQLEAMRSIVAALKSQQSVYEKVANEFSKASRIVVDSAKIKVETTKAERDEVFAELEQARAEFDQQKMLFDKRLVSQLKFKQAERKLKQAEAKVKNAETQIQSSKNELNMKLNDRASKQAKAKADLAQVAAQLNKALADIARLESDIAKAESHVAKSQSVYEELQTKLSRQAKIIVRAPFTGFVTDVIDARGVLKKGGLLCYLWPEVAENVPENSSVEKKHSNEEADADD from the coding sequence ATGAACATGAACCCAATAGAGAAAGTTTGTAATTTACAATGTATTGAAGACTATCTAGACGAACGTCTCAGCGATTCAGCGGTCGTTGAGTTTGAATATCATCTCATCGGCTGTGAACACTGCCGCACCGAACTGCAAAAACGCTCTGCTGAGCCGGAGATCTGGCGTGATGCCATAGCATTGCTGAGCAGCATCGATAGTTTTTCTCATGACCAGAACTCTGGAGAGCAAAGCAACGGTCAAGGAGATCAGCATGTTTCCAATGTGCTCGAGTTACTCGCTCCGACTGACGACCCGGAGATGCTCGGTCGCATCGGTGGCTATGAAATTATCGGAGTCGTGGGGTTTGGAGGGATGGGGGCGGTCTTGAAGGGATTCGACAAGTCACTATGCCGCGTGGTGGCGATTAAAATGATGGCTCCACATCTGGCTGGTAGCGGTTCGGCTCGCAGACGATTCCAGCGTGAAGCCAAAGCAGCGGCGGCGATCACTCACGAGAACGTTATCGATATTTATGGGGTTTCCGAAGAGAATGGACTGCCCTATCTGGTTATGCCCTTTGCTCGCGGGCCATCGTTGCAAAAACGTATCAATGAAAGTGGTCCGCTGACGACTCATGAGGTGGTTCGGATTGGGCTCCAAATTGCTTCTGGCCTGGCGGCGGCTCACGAGCAGGGGCTTGTTCATCGAGACATCAAGCCGGCTAACATACTGCTGAATGAGGGAAACGAGAGACTGTGGATAACTGACTTTGGCATTGCACGAGCGGTGGATGATGCATCGATGACACAGACCGGAGTAATTGCCGGTACACCGCAATACATGTCGCCTGAGCAGGCTAGAGGTGAGTCTGTGGATCAACGTAGCGATTTATTTAGCATGGGGAGTGTGCTTTACACCGCGTGTACTGGACGTCCACCGTTTCGCTCCGAATCGGCCTACGGTGTTCTGCGCCGCATCACTGATACCGCCCCGCGGCGGATCATCGAGATTAATCCAGACATTCCGATATGGTTATGTCGACTCATCGAACGACTAATGGAGAAACACCCCACCGATCGTTTCAAAGGAGCTAGTGAAGTGGTCAAAGTACTGGAAGGATGTATGGCTCATCTGCAACAGCCAACTATAGTCGAATTACCACAGTGTGTCGCATCGTCAAGCCGCTCTGGTGAGTCAGTCTCTCCGAAAGATAAAAAGTGGCCTAAGCAGAGTCGTTCTAAATCCACACATTCATCTTATTGGCGACGCACGAGAAATTGGATTTTGATTTGCTTGGCGATACTGGCGGGAAGCGGGATTGCCGCAATGCAAATGACGAAACCAGAGGATATCTCTGGAAGGTGGTCGGGTGAGAAGTGGAAAAGCGTTTCATTAACGACAGTGGAAAAGGCATCCGGATGGTACACCGGTACATTTACTAATTTGGATGGTCGTCAAGGTGCCCTTCAGCTTGAGTGGTCTCGATTGCAACGGCGTTATAACGGTCGGTGGATGATCGGCGATGATTTGTCTGGTTCCGTAACGCTGCGAGTCAGCGCCAACGAACTTCGTGGAGCCGTAGCGGTGGACTCCTATTCGCGTGTCGCCGCGAAGATGCCCCGCTTGCGCGAGTTCATTTGGGTACGTAGTCCTGACGCGGTAAAGAGGTTTCACACAGACAAATTCAAAGGTCCACCAACAGCTATTCAGTCTCCGGTCATTGGTCATATCGTTCGATGGGGTGAAGGCATCCGCGAAAACAGCCATGTCAACAAGGGAGATCTGTTAGCCGAAGTGGCAAATCTGGATTCCGAATATCTAGACCGACTCAAAAAGCAGTTGGCCGACTCTGCTGTTCAAGTTGAAGCAGCCAAGAAAACTCTCGAGTCGGACCGAAGACAGCTGGAAGCCATGCGGTCTATTGTGGCTGCTTTAAAATCACAGCAATCGGTTTACGAGAAGGTGGCGAATGAGTTCTCTAAGGCATCAAGAATTGTTGTAGACTCAGCAAAGATCAAAGTCGAAACCACCAAAGCAGAACGGGATGAAGTTTTCGCGGAGTTGGAGCAGGCTCGGGCGGAGTTCGATCAGCAAAAGATGTTGTTCGATAAGAGGCTTGTCTCTCAACTCAAATTCAAACAGGCTGAACGCAAGCTTAAACAAGCTGAGGCAAAGGTTAAAAATGCCGAAACTCAGATTCAGTCGTCGAAAAACGAGTTGAATATGAAATTGAATGATCGGGCATCAAAGCAAGCTAAAGCGAAAGCCGATCTTGCTCAAGTCGCTGCTCAACTAAACAAGGCACTGGCTGATATAGCAAGACTCGAGAGCGATATCGCGAAAGCGGAATCGCACGTCGCAAAATCCCAAAGTGTTTACGAAGAGTTGCAGACAAAGTTATCACGACAAGCAAAGATTATTGTTAGAGCACCCTTTACCGGATTCGTTACTGATGTCATCGATGCGAGGGGCGTCCTCAAAAAAGGTGGCTTGCTTTGTTATCTCTGGCCGGAGGTTGCTGAAAACGTGCCTGAAAATTCATCAGTTGAGAAGAAGCACAGTAATGAAGAAGCAGACGCCGATGACTAG